A genomic window from Peromyscus maniculatus bairdii isolate BWxNUB_F1_BW_parent chromosome 1, HU_Pman_BW_mat_3.1, whole genome shotgun sequence includes:
- the LOC143272856 gene encoding immunoglobulin alpha Fc receptor-like — MIHRNAGIYYCEHSKLGESPQSSDKLELVVTGVYMEKPLLTVDTGPQGFSEINATLHCHIHGSFNIFILCRDGNASFPQNCSRQDHNTFLISHVSLEHLRTYRCFGSNKHSSYLWSLPSEPLEFSIPESPKQLRSSLENIIRLIMAIIILLGLGALLLHAWKSRREPMGPSGALS; from the exons ATGATACACAGAAATGCTGGGATTTATTACTGTGAACACTCCAAGTTAGGCGAATCGCCACAAAGTAGTGACAaactggagctggtggtgacag GTGTTTACATGGAGAAGCCTTTGCTTACTGTTGATACAGGACCTCAGGGATTCTCAGAAATCAATGCAACTCTCCACTGCCACATACATGGTTCCTTTAATATCTTCATCCTCTGCAGAGATGGAAATGCTTCCTTTCCCCAGAACTGCTCACGGCAGGACCACAACACATTCCTCATCTCTCATGTGAGCCTGGAGCACCTGAGGACCTACAGATGCTTTGGCTCTAACAAACACAGTTCCTACTTGTGGTCACTGCCTAGTGAGCCCCTTGAGTTTTCAATCCCAG AATCTCCTAAACAGTTACGTAGCAGTTTAGAGAATATCATCCGGCTTATCATGGCTATCATTATCCTGTTGGGCCTTGGCGCTCTATTGCTGCATGCTTGGAAGAGCAGAAGAGAGCCCATGGGGCCTTCAGGAGCCCTAAGCTGA
- the LOC143272855 gene encoding leukocyte immunoglobulin-like receptor subfamily A member 2, with product MVLGAALLGLVFLMAPKIWAQYGQPPQPSIWAVPGSVISTGSAVTFFCRTPPGVTDVHLINDKVWFDCTLQGDQEVCEFSLQNVIHRDAGVYHCDYYDGGKWLQSNDILELVVTGVYMEKPFLTVDFRPQGFSEINATLHCHIHGSFNIFILCRDGNASNSTACLLCAVCCTPHCYSDWNCSICTMDSEHYMLIILFWGRYKNIHLGNRSLYLSIMRTFLKDGVPLDC from the exons ATGGTCCTTGGCGCTGCTCTTCTTGGACTTG tgtttttaatggCACCGAAGATTTGGGCACAATATG GGCAACCACCCCAGCCTTCCATCTGGGCGGTTCCAGGATCTGTGATTTCCACAGGCAGTGCTGTGACCTTCTTCTGCAGGACTCCTCCAGGAGTGACTGATGTGCATCTAATCAATGATAAAGTGTGGTTTGATTGTACCTTACAGGGAGACCAGGAAGTGTGTGAGTTCAGTCTGCAGAATGTGATACACAGGGATGCAGGGGTTTACCACTGTGACTACTATGATGGAGGTAAATGGTTACAAAGTAATGACAtactggagctggtggtgacag GTGTTTACATGGAGAAGCCATTCCTTACTGTTGATTTCAGACCTCAGGGATTCTCAGAAATCAATGCAACTCTCCACTGCCACATACATGGTTCCTTTAATATCTTCATCCTCTGCAGAGATGGAAATGCTTCCAATTCCACTgcatgtctcctgtgtgctgtgtgttgcaCACCACACTGCTATTCTGACTGGAATTGCTCCATTTGCACTATGGACTCTGAACATTACatgttaattatattattttggggTAGATATAAGAATATTCATCTGGGGAATAGAAGTCTTTACCTATCCATAATGAGAACCTTCCTGAAAGATGGTGTTCCACTAGATTGTTGA